Proteins from one Prevotella sp. E2-28 genomic window:
- a CDS encoding DUF4062 domain-containing protein codes for MSGIKEKLLAAFDNMWLVIKKNAEIKGMNPIFFIIFHVLKSLAYTIPGFLVVLLFPIKSDVSYGWFSGIWQGWFGLCNIVIRYFSPETLYIAPNSSLAYDILWWICFVYAILLLLSIIIMPLYHVHSKRDYQFVDTTYKSDDNVLLQTLQYGVETSFEKRVLKIFISSTFQDMQEERDYLMRHTFPELQRLAAQRGVKIIPVDLRWGITEEDSKSGKVLELCLQEIDNAIPFFIGIIGKRYGWCPSHEEFEKSTLLKEKYPWIEKDFKDQLSVTEIEMQYGVLRRKERVNAAFFTTGGNFITSQSDDSEKGKVDRLKKAILEDGRYSLVEVTGGSNMLGNEVYKMYTAFLDQYFPVKNSSNDTSGHETMDTSKPTRSYIEDYLAQYSKKLSDAQTDTILRHPLSENRVVLKSLLDELVLFGKYEELDEHIAYLLQAQTPSQFYQILLQSYEEQYGEESVRNFFSIMLLTGYGLKVRDALLAANVGVKAPDIDPMDMILSPIKFMRDFFYGITNVQYLPFDQYFHTYLERHGDVIRLNHKWMEQAVDERYLTDAGVVSKYREEILDEVDLHADTRNPSPNNLDRIEEVVYQMLELGKVSDLQTYVDSPNDYVVCSYLKKRRPELYKRMLTYLGY; via the coding sequence ATGAGTGGCATAAAAGAAAAACTATTAGCTGCGTTTGATAATATGTGGCTTGTAATTAAAAAAAATGCAGAAATAAAGGGGATGAATCCAATCTTTTTCATCATCTTTCATGTTTTGAAATCATTAGCGTATACGATACCGGGGTTCCTTGTCGTACTGCTATTCCCTATAAAGTCTGATGTGAGTTATGGATGGTTTAGTGGTATATGGCAGGGATGGTTCGGACTATGTAATATAGTGATTCGATATTTTTCCCCAGAAACTTTGTATATAGCTCCTAATTCTTCTTTAGCCTATGATATATTGTGGTGGATATGTTTCGTTTATGCAATCCTTCTTCTTCTTTCAATCATCATCATGCCTCTTTATCATGTCCATAGTAAAAGGGATTACCAGTTTGTTGATACTACATATAAATCAGATGATAATGTACTATTACAGACACTTCAATATGGTGTGGAGACAAGTTTTGAGAAACGCGTACTCAAAATATTCATCTCATCCACATTCCAGGATATGCAGGAGGAACGTGACTACTTGATGAGGCACACTTTTCCTGAGCTACAACGATTGGCTGCTCAACGAGGAGTGAAAATTATTCCGGTAGATCTTCGTTGGGGTATTACTGAGGAAGATTCAAAGTCGGGTAAGGTCTTGGAGTTATGTCTGCAAGAGATTGATAATGCCATACCTTTTTTCATAGGTATTATAGGAAAACGCTATGGTTGGTGTCCTTCGCACGAAGAATTTGAAAAAAGTACTTTGCTCAAAGAAAAGTATCCTTGGATAGAAAAAGATTTCAAAGACCAGTTAAGTGTGACGGAGATTGAGATGCAGTATGGCGTGTTGCGTCGTAAAGAGCGTGTCAATGCAGCATTCTTTACCACGGGTGGCAACTTTATAACATCCCAATCAGATGATAGTGAAAAAGGGAAGGTTGATCGTCTTAAGAAGGCTATTCTGGAGGATGGACGTTATTCATTGGTTGAGGTGACAGGTGGTAGCAATATGTTGGGTAATGAGGTGTACAAAATGTATACGGCGTTCTTGGATCAATATTTTCCTGTTAAGAACTCTTCTAACGACACATCTGGACATGAGACCATGGATACCTCAAAACCAACGAGATCGTATATTGAAGACTATTTGGCGCAATATAGTAAAAAACTCTCTGATGCTCAGACAGATACTATATTGCGACATCCATTAAGTGAAAATCGTGTCGTTTTGAAATCACTTCTTGATGAACTTGTTTTATTTGGTAAGTATGAGGAATTAGATGAACATATAGCTTATTTGCTTCAGGCTCAGACACCAAGCCAGTTCTATCAAATTCTTTTACAGAGTTATGAAGAACAATATGGCGAAGAATCTGTTAGAAATTTTTTCTCAATTATGTTGTTGACGGGCTATGGATTAAAAGTGAGAGATGCACTTCTAGCTGCTAATGTCGGGGTAAAGGCTCCTGATATTGACCCTATGGATATGATTCTGTCACCTATTAAATTTATGAGGGATTTCTTTTATGGTATTACTAATGTGCAATATTTACCCTTTGACCAGTATTTCCATACCTATTTGGAGCGACACGGTGATGTTATCAGATTGAATCATAAGTGGATGGAGCAGGCCGTTGATGAACGATATTTGACTGACGCAGGTGTGGTTAGCAAATATCGTGAGGAAATATTGGATGAAGTGGATTTGCATGCAGATACCAGAAATCCAAGTCCTAATAACTTGGATCGTATAGAAGAGGTCGTCTATCAAATGTTGGAGCTTGGCAAAGTCTCTGATTTGCAAACATATGTTGACTCGCCTAACGATTATGTAGTTTGTTCTTACCTTAAAAAGCGTCGGCCAGAACTGTATAAGCGAATGCTGACGTATCTGGGGTACTAA